The following proteins come from a genomic window of Emys orbicularis isolate rEmyOrb1 chromosome 9, rEmyOrb1.hap1, whole genome shotgun sequence:
- the SMCO1 gene encoding single-pass membrane and coiled-coil domain-containing protein 1 — MRMTKEAISLHSLNETLNRVESRLQTVETQFKELNSAMEKLTQKLQFQDKTLEKQMDEDEMWISLLEDRFTSVEINLFYSYVSEMLCCLHSCVRVKLPDLAGGLPTLASVMRRKGKNQRIRLVWEAVLEMLGLQEGDVLALCTFFIIHCSEAQYYPANQRHKYTSDISTMITKVVKNQILRESLLCAVQVVENGRAQRDPKKIVTLVQK; from the exons GGTGGAAAGCAGGCTGCAGACAGTGGAGACTCAGTTCAAAGAGCTGAACTCTGCCATGGAGAAACTGACACAGAAACTGCAGTTTCAGGATAAAACCCTGGAGAAGCAGATGGACGAGGATGAGATGTGGATATCCTTGCTGGAGGACAG GTTCACTTCAGTGGAGATCAATCTTTTCTACAGCTATGTCAGTGAAATGCTTTGCTGCTTGCATTCCTGTGTCAGAGTGAAGCTGCCAGATCTGGCGGGAGGCCTCCCCACCTTAGCCTCTGTCATGAGGCGCAAAGGCAAGAACCAGAGAATTAGACTGGTGTGGGAAGCAGTGCTGGAGATGCTGGGGCTGCAAGAAGGAGATGTCTTAGCTCTATGCACCTTTTTCATCATACATTGCTCTGAAGCACAGTATTACCCAGCTAACCAGAGGCATAAGTACACCAGTGATATCAGCACGATGATAACCAAGGTGGTGAAGAACCAGATCCTTCGAGAGAGCCTGCTGTGTGCTGTCCAGGTGGTAGAGAATGGCAGAGCACAGAGGGATCCAAAAAAGATAGTAACCCTTGTCCAAAAATAA